From the Papaver somniferum cultivar HN1 chromosome 2, ASM357369v1, whole genome shotgun sequence genome, the window acattatttggcactcatcagtgtaGCGGAagccgctcatgggagatttaaagatctcatcaagtctttccaaggaaacgtggttacgatcaccgaggcaatggagcaatactttaagagtgatatcgataggatcaaggaGGATTTTGAGAAAAGCtaaatggaaaggatgactcaatttcttcaataTGGTAAGTTTCTCCAAGGAATAGAGTTCAACGTATCTCATTCGGCattaaaacatatgatgagagaaATACAAATGGAGATACACTACGACAAACTGGGTGATATGTGTATTTGTCCGACATGTCTTCATTAGGGATTCCGTATCGTCATATGATTGTGAAGTAcaaagaagtgatacctattgaagTTATTGATCCatattggaagcaactatctttcaccCATCCCCTACAGAAGCTCCTggacaatcaccatgggatacaagcgaagcaaaggaattctacgAAGCTTACTCACATGGCAACTCGGCTAGACggcaagtcttgttgagccaatTAAGGTTAATTACATGACCATGGATaacacaaagtgaagagccaagaaagggagatcctcccggtagaccacaaactaaaattgcaagaaaaaaacaaaggaaagaattgaaagaaatgacTCGACGTGAAGAAGAACTCGCGGAAACTAAGAAATGATATCTATCCACAAGTGAGATTTCAGAAGAAAGATTCGTGAAAGCGCCAGTTCCAaacaaaaggggtaggccgaggaaggaaccgctatcaagtcaacaacaaactaCGGGTTCTGTATCCACACCAAAAGCCGATGGatcggaggttccaaagaaaagggggagGACGCCAAAGGTACCAACCTCAAGCTatcaagaacaacaaggtgagaatTCCGAAGCCACACTCATAGTCGATGTatcggaggttccaaagaaaaagggtaggcctccaaaggtaccAACGTCAAGAtaccaagaacaacaaggtgagcattccgaagccacacCCATAGTCGACGTATCGGAGGTTCCAAAtaaaaggggtaggccgccaaaggtaccaacattgagttaccaagaacaacaaggtgagcattccgaaacCACACCCATAGCCGGTATatcggaggttccaaagaaaagggttaggccgccaaaggtaccaacattgagctaccaagaacaacaaggtgattaGGCGGCGGTGCCAAACAAAAAGGGAAGGCCAAATAAGGAAGATACATAAATTGAAGTACATCAAGGTTAAAAATTCGTAGGCACGACCAAAGTCGATGTAGTTTCGGTTCCCAGGCGAAGGTGTAGGCCAAGGAAGTATAATCTCCCATCACATACCGAAGACATTGGgagtgtagagattgcagaggatgttTTAGATATAATTAAGCTAAAAAAGTTGGTAATATGACGATGTTTAAGGATTCCAAAACGGGTCGgacttatagacattaccataccaaGATAGAGTCTTACATAGACCAACTTCCTTAGGCTATTCGCGAGTTTATTGTGTATATGTATGATGTCGATGTCGATgaaaattgtggctatcatgccgtgaccgaacaattaggaataTTCGAGACGGCGGTTAGTAGAGGaatgacaccatgccgatatgcTAGAATGAGTATGTCCGAACAACTTGTGAAAAATAGgagcttttatgagcaattgGTTGGTCATGGCGATGGGTTTGATAATATGTATGCTCAGGTGTTAGGACCCGAGCAGGAGATGGAGtttcttccttctcaatattggatgaaaatgccgcTTTGTGGGCATCTAGTAGCAGATACATTtaattgtgttgttcattatATTACCCCCACCGTAGAAGTAACATTTACACCAAAGTGGAAAAAATGCGAAGGATCCCTTAAGAAGAGAATagttgttttggcgttcgtgaacggtaaTCATTTCGTTATTCCAAAACTCGAGGACAATTGTCCATTGCCACCTGTTTGTGGGATGGTTAAAAACAAGGATCTAGATCCCAATATTTGGAAGGGATGGAtgaaattgtatgaggagaatcacCAATTTTTGGATGCGTTGGCCTTATCAAAGAAACCTCTTCAAGAGGAGGAGATGCAACTTAATACgtgtggaagcgatgatgagtaatttggatatatgtggttcactaatacgcaacattttgttttctttttggaagtgtaaacattaaatcatattttgatgtCGATGCCGGCATGATTATGTTTCGTTACTACAATGCCGGAACACAGGTACCGGCGTGGAACTCAACTTTTGAACCACTGCCAGAAATTCTGAAAAACATCCAGTGAAATTTTTACATGTGCCAACATTGGAGTTAGAATAAAAACAGTGACGATACTCCGAAAAAATTATTTTGTACCTAGAAATACATTCAGTGCCGGAACTCCGGCATGGTAGGCCAAAATACATTCAATGCCAGAACTATACaattttttggattttgtaaAATTAGAATTCCGGCATTACTCTATTCGACCATGCCGGTATTTAagataaattgaaaatttgttaagTCTTGGCACATTCAAACTCTGTAAAAGAGGTAATTTGACACTGGTATATCAACATAATAAATcaaataacaacactagattgtaTAAAAAGACAAACTCCAAAGTTAAGAGGTTCCAAACCTAATACAAATCAGACATAAACCGAATCAAGCAAAgagtttagcaagacacacaaacaaacacatttttcaagacacacaaacaaacataaaccaacactagATTGTTCAAGACCAAACTAATACTATAGAAGAAACACACGATCACTCGGTTCTTGGCTATTTGTGTGCCCTCTTCTTCCTTTCGCCCCATAAGATTCTTGCCTCTGGATCTTCTATTTTTTCTATATTTTGCTCCATATTCTCCATTTCTTTCTTGGTCaacactgaaaaagcgggggtacaacaaccacgcccaacaattcgattagcaatctgtatggacaaactctaatatacttttaagagaatcaattaagactcaatctataaaacgtatatcaaagagtcaatctctcgatttgatctttactcaagcaaatagaaatctgcgagtatttatcaaagagagataacttggacggtaccaaagaccaatgtccaagtctcaatcaatttaaatcaacaacctaaaaaggtcggatattctaattgattgaacccaacgcacaaactgtgatatttcaattatataaacaaatataatgcggaaatagaaataacacagacaccagaaatttttttaacgaggaaaccgcaaatgcataaaaacctcgggacctagtccgtattgaacatacactgtattaagccgctatagacactagcctactccaatttaacttcggtttggattgcagttgaacctcaatcaatctcacactgatccaaggtacagttgcgctccttacgtctctgatcccagcaggatactactcacttgattcccttagctgatctcacccacaactaagagttgctacgacccaaagtcgaagactttaataaacaaatctgtatcacacagaaaattctacggtaatagataaatctgtctctcacgaataaacctatgagttttgttctgtcttttgataagtcaaggtgaacaggaaccaatcaataataccagacttatgttcccgaagaaaaacttagtattatcaatcacctcacaataatcttaatcgacgcagcgaaaaaagatattgcagaatcacaaacgatgagacgaagtgtttgtgatcactttttatctttcctatcagagatagaaatctcaagccaattattacaattgtaatcgtacgatagaaacaacaatatccgatcacacaactacagaaaagtagtatcggtatggcttcacaatcccaatgaagtctttaagtcgttaacctggttttagaagaagaaaaccaaaggttaaaggaaaatcgactctaacttagaaaactagtatcacacgaaaggtgtggggattaggtttcccagttgctagagttctcccttatatagtctttcaaatcagggtttgcaatcaatgttatcttggtaacaaagcattcaatattcaccgttagatgaaaacctgattagattcaagctaatatttctcaaccgttggatcgaaaccttagcttgttacatactaaatgttcaattttgggtttatgtaaccgttctcaagcattaacatttgttggttcaacaatagttaaccaaatggttagccatatgatcactttcatatccaccatattctttttcaccataactagtccaaatgactcaaatgaactagttagagagtttttcacttagatctttatgtaactacacaagacacaaccgaagcaaaaacgatttgattcactcgaatcggttcatgaactttataaccatggttttcaaaagcattccttagtttaataaagatgagttcaagaacaattgtttttagacataacttactcaagttcgcagacttaatttcccggatggagttctcaaactcgagcAAAAATTCTCGtctcgagaacttccgccagttcgcggactgagctcacgcactacttcggttctcttgatcaacaaagttcgcaaacttcggttcaaggaataagacttatacatatatgtgtttccacaataatgcttatatccaccaatgattatatagtctaaactctcatttcaatcattgaaatattctcagaggacgttatatagttgttattcacaaaccatttttcgtcagagaaattttcaaagtgattgaaacattacatgacataagacactaggtaaagatgaacttggctaaagcgaaagcttaccaacatatatttcgagaaatagataggcgagatatactcggctcaaaataccaaaatgtgtataatcaaagtctatatagtaaaacgacttttgtctcaagataggagataaatagacttttgagtgatagataagttcaagtctccacataccttttagtcgatgaagttccattggttccttgagtagttcttcgtcttgtatgatgattactgtggagttcttgagctcaactacacttgctATCCAAGTCCGAGACCTTTTGTAGTAGCATCTTTTCTGATGCCTACACCCATGATGATCTTAACCATCAAAACATATATCAACACACATAAAGGAAGATAAAGTGCATGAAAGTAAAGGGAGAGACAAAcctttttacgtggttcggtctCTTGAGACCTACATCCATGGATTTCATTATGATGTGATGTGTTTACAAGTTTCTCCATTGGAGAGGCTCTCATGGATCtctaaggaagaagaaggaggaggctAGCCTTAGCTAACAGAACCATCCCAAAAAAATCCCCCTAAccctatttctctctcttttaTAGGGTAGGTGGTTACATCAATTAAAAATACGCCCTTAGGGCTGACTAGATAGGATAAGACTAGGTGGTTGGGTGTACATTGTGTATTTGGCATTAATGTAGTAGGATGCTACGACTTCTAATATTGCGCCACGTAGCGAGCTCATATTTTCCCCTCACATTTTGCTCATTCGGTTGAGGGTTGTTGTAACAATAATTCTTAAGAAAATCAACTTTGGTATAGCTTTCAGGGCGAGAAGAGTGGCTGAGCGAGATTTCTGAACATGCTTGGTTCTAATCTGGCTTGTAGTTAGACTTCACTTTTGTAGAGTGTTTGGTTGGGGTCGTCCGAGTTGGTTGCTGCGATGCTTGTGCTTCACGATCCGTGATCTATGCTACACGATATAGATGTGCGAGTTATAATTCCGAGTAACAGTGCGAGGTCGCTCTCAATTCTTGTTATTTGATTCTTTGCTGGAGTTAGTCCATGACTTCAGTTGGTGTGGTACCGAGCTTCGTGTCTCTTTGTTGTTGCTGAAGGAACTTCGCAGAAGAATATAACCAGCTTTAAAGTATTAATATTTGCCCATGTTCTTGTGTGAAGATCTGAGGAAGTCCTTGTGTTCGTGATCGTTGTGCTTGCTCCTTAGAGGTTTATGCTCCAACTCTGTCTGGATTGGTTGGTATCAGTTCCTGACGACTAGTCGTGGTGGTGTCTCTCGAGACTATCATGGGTACATGCTGCTCCTGGGAGAGTCATAATTGCTATATGGCAACAATACGAATTTAAGCTTTTGCTTCTCAAGCATAACATTATAGTAATTAAGCATTGTAAGAAATGGTTCAGAGTCTTGCATTTGCAAAGATAAAATAAGATATTGGATATCATTAAGCATGTTTATGGTATGAATGACCTGTATTCAGAAATTCAAGCATATATTCAACTATTTAAGTATTTTGTGAGAAAACATTATGGACTTCATAGTAAACCGTTCTTTAATGTAAGTGATACTTAGTTGTTTAGACAACTAGCTGATTTCCTTCGCATCCGTAGCTTGCTCCTTGCTCCGAGCGATGAGGATTCATCCGTATAGATATGACATTTCAACATATATGCTCCTATTAGCATTTGATAggatgagtttttgaaaaaatccAAGATATAtttaaatgaaatgaaatgaaatagatTGAGATAAGTTGGAGATAGATAAGATTTGAATCCTGTAGATTTTTAATGAGTGTAAAAAATCTTATATGAATAATTCATCGTTGTGGGGTCTGCCAAATGACTTCGGATTGCAGTCTGAGGTATTTCCCCGAGGACTTACTGAATGCCTCAAATCGTGCTGCTTCGCAGCTGATTAAATGCCTTCGGATGGTGGTCCGAGGTCTTGATTTGTGCTCCGAGGTTTGTCGGATGCATACATCTGTAGGGACTCGAAATGTCTTCGGATCGTAATCCGAAGTCCTACCCCGAGGACTTACTGATTGCCTCAATTTGTGATCCGTAGATCTTTACCTTTGCTGAAGGTACTGAGGGTATACACTGCCCCCTTTGGTTTTTGAAAGCTTATGAACGTATAGCTTTTGAAGCCAAAGTCAAGGTTTTTGCCCCTAACTCTATTTTCTGAATCATTATTAATGACGCTACTGCTTGTACCTGCGTAGTAAatcaaattaagatatattatcaatgaagaaaattcaaaatcaaagtatgaaattaATTGTAATTGAAACTTGATACAGTCTTACTGTTTCACTTGTGTGCAATTTTATATGAGGGTCACTCCAAAGTGGTACCCCTTTCGTCCTTGGAAAAGTTATGGCTATAAGTCTGAGAAGTGATCAACTTCTCATTTGGAAAGATAACCTCTTACAATACAAGTCGATAGGATTTCAAGGATCCCCCTGACGAATGTGTGTCCTTTTCGAAAATATATTCGTAAATTATGTATAGTGCTTCTCTTTGGGAAGGCTCCTTCCCCATAATCAGCTCGTGGCGCTAACTAGAGTGAGGGTGATACCTATGATAGTTGATTCACACTTCAGCCTAAAGTGAGTCAACTATAGAGTACCTCCTGAAGTACAGGATATCATATGACTCGTAGTCGAAATGGAATTACCCTAGGTCAATATGTCAGTCTCGGGTAGCTTTATCATTGCTCGCATCATCCTGTTTGAGGATGGAATGGTGTGGCTAGCACCTTACTATTCGTGATGGTCTGGAGGAGATTTTTCCTCGCATATGGGTCATGCTCCTGTTACCATTCGTGATGGTCCTGAGGAGATGTTTCCTCGCGAGGACTAGTATCCTGATTACCATTCGTGATGGAACAATACTAAGTGAGTGAACCTGCAAACAACATATATAATTCATGCATTCAACAGATCAAAATAATGAATAAAATAATCACATGAAAATAAATCATATGGCATTGAGAATAAGATTTCTCGTATGGGGCTCATGGCCCGATTATAATCGTGATGGTtttgagaagatattttctcgcACGAGGGTTTGGTTTACCCAGATACCATTCGTAATGGTCTCGAGAGGATATTTTCTCGGACGGGGATCGTGCCCCAATTACCATCTCGAGAAGATGTTTTCTCGGATGGGGATCATGCCCCAATTACCATCCATGGTGGACAAATTTCATATTTAGAACACTAAGTTACCCTGCAGGAAAACACGGATATGACAAGAGGAAGAAATTTATATCACATTCGTTCAACATTCATCAAATGTCCCTGCAAGCAAACAAATACATATAGAATAAGAGGAGGATGTATGTATGATACACCAAGTAGCCCTGCAGGAAAATACATGTATATAACAAGCGGATGTACTATACATACATCAAGTGTATACCTGCAAAAAAACACAAACACGACAGTAGCTTTATTGCGGATTAGAACTAATCCGACTCTAACCTTAATGCATGATAAGCATGCCTTTATGAAGATTTCAAATAATCTGACTCTATCCTTGCCTAGTCATAATGCTAGTTCCTAATGCATGATAGGCATGCCTTTATGAAGATTATGTCTAATCCGATTCTACTTTATGCGTATAA encodes:
- the LOC113350920 gene encoding uncharacterized protein LOC113350920, whose protein sequence is MYDVDVDENCGYHAVTEQLGIFETAVSRGMTPCRYARMSMSEQLVKNRSFYEQLVGHGDGFDNMYAQVLGPEQEMEFLPSQYWMKMPLCGHLVADTFNCVVHYITPTVEVTFTPKWKKCEGSLKKRIVVLAFVNGNHFVIPKLEDNCPLPPVCGMVKNKDLDPNIWKGWMKLYEENHQFLDALALSKKPLQEEEMQLNTCGSDDE